The sequence CACAGTGTGCCTGCCCGGCTTCTTCGATCAGCCCCCGGAGTATCCGGCGGTCCGGCAGCAGGCCTGTCGGATTGTTCGGCGTGCACAGATAGAGCACATCGGCACCGGCCAGCTGTTCCCGGATTTCATCTGCAGGCAGGGCGAATCCGCCGGTTTCCTGTGCCTGGATCCGGATGATGTGCGCACCGGCAGCCGTCAGTGTCGCTTCGTACTCGGAGAATGCCGGATCGATGAGGATCGCCCGCTTTCCGGCATACTGCTGCGCAAGGAGTGACAGCAGTTCCGCAGCGCCGTTCCCCGGCAGGATCCGCTCCGCCGCGACTCCGTGATACGCCGCTGCAGCGGACAGGAACGGCTCGCCGGATGGGTCCGGATACCGGACGATCGCCGGATAGAGCGATTCCCAGTGCCGGAACACAGCAGCCGGCGGTCCGGCGGGGTTGCAGTTTTCGCTGAAATCGGTGACGGCGGGCGGCACCGGGATATTGAGCTGTCTATAGAGCATATGCGGATTCGCGCCGTGTTCAGGCAAGTGCATAACAGATTCCTCCTATCAGGATGCCGATGAGCCAGATGATCCATGAGGTGCGGGTGAGCTGTACGATGGTCTCGTCGATGTCGTTCGCGGACAGCCGCCGCAGCCCCGGTCCAAACTGCGGCCGGTGCGACGGCACGCCGCGGTATGTATTTGTTCCGCCGAGCCGGACGCCGAGTTGCCAGGCGGTGGCGGCTTCGAGATAGCCGCTGTTCGGACTGGGATGTTTGCGGGCGTCCGTCCGCCAGCCGGCCAGCCGGTCCATCAGCGGGATGCCGCTCGGGTTCGGGGAGACGAGCAGGATCACAAGTCCCGAAATCCTGGCGGAGATGAAGTTCAGAATGTCGTCCAGGCGTGCGGAAGCGGTGCCGAACTGCAAGTACCGATCATCTTTATACCCGACCATCGAGTCGAGCGTGTTGACGGCTTTGTACAGCCAGATGCCGGGCGCCCCGCCTAGGAATGCGAAGAACAGAGGGGCGGTGACGCCGTCCGAAATGTTTTCGGAGACGGTTTCGACGACTCCTCGTGTAATCTCCGGTTCATCGAGCATTTCCGTGTCGCGTCCGACAATCCAGGACAGCTTGCGCCGCGCTTCCGTCACATCACCCGCAGCAAGGGGATGCGCCACGCCGCGCGCCGCATCCGCCAGACTCTTTTGTGCGAGTGCGACGGCGATGAGAATGCTCTCCGCAATCACACCGGCGGCCGGATGGAGCCAATAGCCGCCGGCCGTTATCACGCCGGCCGCAAGTATCGCAGGCAGCACGGTGAGAAGCAGCAGGAGCACACCCTTCGCTGACCGGTATCCGCCCCGGTTCAGGTTCTTTGTCAGGAAGGCGATCCACGCGCCGAGCCAACGTACGGGATGGGGCCAATGCGGCGGATCGCCGAGCAGCCGGTCGAGGAGGAAGCCGATCGTTACCGCCAGCAGATGCAGTGCAATCAGCGTGTCCATCCTTTCGCCTCCTTGTAGGTCCGGATTGCGCAGACCGTGCATTCGAACACACCGGTCCCGATTAGTTTGCCGAGCGGCGCGACCGGCCCTGCATACGGAAGTTCCGCCCCCTGCTGGACCGCCGCGACCAGGATGCTGTCCGTCGACGTTCCGGTCGCCTGTGTGCCTGTGAGCGGGTCGAGGACATTCTCTGCCTGCAGGGCGCGTGTTTTCGCTTCGGTCGCCGTGATCATCGCCTGAATGAATGCTTCGTCCGTCAGGCGGCCATTGACGAACACCCATGTATTGATGGTGCCGGCGGCCGTTTCGCGCATGGCGGCGCAGGACGCATCGACGGCATTTCCGACACCGGCCGTGACGGCGATGACGACCGAGAACCCGTCCTCTTCATAGCGGCGGATTTCCGCATCCTTCGTATGGACGGCGGTCATCATGCCGACTGTGCCGGTCAGCGGGTGCCCGGCCGCCTGCAGATAGGCGGCCATCTCTTTGCTGACGTCATCCGTATTGTAGGCGGCATCCACCCGCCGGTTGACGAAGGTCCGGTACCAGCCCGTGCCCGGGTTATGGACAGCCGACGAAACCGTTTTCAAGGCGATCGGCGTCTTGAGCACGACGGCATCGGACGTGACGGTGAACTGGGCTTCATCCACCTCGAACGGTATGGGACTCTGCACAGCGGACGGCAGCAGGGTCATCTGCGGTTTCGGCAGCGACGGATGCGCCTGCGTCCTGACGTCCGCCCCGTAGACCTCGCGGATGACCGCTTCCCGGACGATCTCCTGCGGTTCGCCGATCTTGGCGATGCGGCCATCCTGCATGAGCAGCAGGCGGTCGCAGTACAGAGCCGCCAGGTTGACGTCGTGGAAAACGGAGACGACGGTCTTGCCTTCGTCTGCAGCCAGGCTCCTGACCGTGTCGAGGAGCTGCTGCTGGTAGGCGATGTCGAGATGGTTCGTCGGTTCGTCGAGCAGCAGGAGCGGCGCCTGCTGGGCGAGCGCCTGGGCGACGAACACGCGCTGCTGTTCGCCGCCGGACAGTGATTCGATGAATGCCTCCGCATAGCGTGTTACACCTGTCCGCTCCATCGCGCGGCAGACGGCCTCCTCATCCGCTGCCGTCCAGCTTGCGAACAGGCCCGACTGGTACGGATAGCGCCCGAGCTCCACGGTCGACCGCACCGTGTTCGAGAAGGCATGGGCATGCAGCTGGGGCAGGACGGCGACGCGGCGGGCGAATTCTTTCGCAGTATAGCTGTCTGACGGCCGGCCGCCGAT comes from Sporosarcina trichiuri and encodes:
- a CDS encoding adenosylcobinamide amidohydrolase → MMLHVENVSGSYGKGLIVDGVSFDVRPGEVLGILGPNGSGKSTLLKIISGILPKQGGTVEIGGRPSDSYTAKEFARRVAVLPQLHAHAFSNTVRSTVELGRYPYQSGLFASWTAADEEAVCRAMERTGVTRYAEAFIESLSGGEQQRVFVAQALAQQAPLLLLDEPTNHLDIAYQQQLLDTVRSLAADEGKTVVSVFHDVNLAALYCDRLLLMQDGRIAKIGEPQEIVREAVIREVYGADVRTQAHPSLPKPQMTLLPSAVQSPIPFEVDEAQFTVTSDAVVLKTPIALKTVSSAVHNPGTGWYRTFVNRRVDAAYNTDDVSKEMAAYLQAAGHPLTGTVGMMTAVHTKDAEIRRYEEDGFSVVIAVTAGVGNAVDASCAAMRETAAGTINTWVFVNGRLTDEAFIQAMITATEAKTRALQAENVLDPLTGTQATGTSTDSILVAAVQQGAELPYAGPVAPLGKLIGTGVFECTVCAIRTYKEAKGWTR
- the cbiB gene encoding adenosylcobinamide-phosphate synthase CbiB, with translation MDTLIALHLLAVTIGFLLDRLLGDPPHWPHPVRWLGAWIAFLTKNLNRGGYRSAKGVLLLLLTVLPAILAAGVITAGGYWLHPAAGVIAESILIAVALAQKSLADAARGVAHPLAAGDVTEARRKLSWIVGRDTEMLDEPEITRGVVETVSENISDGVTAPLFFAFLGGAPGIWLYKAVNTLDSMVGYKDDRYLQFGTASARLDDILNFISARISGLVILLVSPNPSGIPLMDRLAGWRTDARKHPSPNSGYLEAATAWQLGVRLGGTNTYRGVPSHRPQFGPGLRRLSANDIDETIVQLTRTSWIIWLIGILIGGICYALA